The Syntrophorhabdaceae bacterium DNA window GCGGCAAAGGCCGAAGGTGCAAGAAAAAGGATACTCACCAGTACGACGATCGCCACTTGCATCTTCTTTCTTCTCATTGGTACCCCCTGTCTGTAATGTAGTGCGTTAAGCCTTGCTGTTACTATCGACTATTGACTGCCTTTAAGCTATTCACTGCCCTTTTGCCCTTGTCGCTACTATCGACTAGAGACTATCGACTAGAGACTATCGACTAGAGACTAGCGACTAGAGACTGCCCCTAATAGATTCCGTATTCCCGCGTTGCCTCGAACATGGCTTTTATATTGTCATAATGCGCATCATCGAGACCCGTGGATGCGTCCATAATGAACCCCCCGTCTTTCCCCGCAGTATCGATGAGCCTCTTTACCGATTCCCTCACCTGCTCCGGTGTACCGGTGGCGAGTATGGAGAGGGGCAGGTTGCCCCTGATCGCGACCGTCTCCCTCAATATCTCCTTGGCCTTTACCATATCGGTGGCCTCGAATTTGTAGCACGCCTTTCCCGGCGGGATATCCTTTATCACTTCCAGGCGGGTCGTGCAGTTGCCTTCCCAGAAGGGACAGGGCGTGAGCCCCGCGTCGATGAGGGCAACCATAAGGTCCTTAAGAGTGGGCCAGAAGAACTTCTTGAACTGCTCGATGGACATGAAGCCGTCGAGCCCCTTGTGGATCGGGATGAAGACCCGCGGGTTTCCCGAGGCCTTCGAGCCCCGTACCGCCATATCGAACATGATGGGGAGAAGCTTCTCGCATGCGGCAAGGACTTTTGCGGGCCTCCTGTACATATCGAGCATGAGGCCTTTTGTTCCCCTGAAATAGTCCCCTAATGTATCGAAGGGCGCCTGGGTCATGGCGCCTGTCTGGATGGGGATGCCCAGCTCCCGCGCCTCTTCGGAAAAGCGCCGGGTATAGGATGCGATACGAAGCGACTCCTTTCCCGCCTTTACCATCGCTTCAAGTGTTGCAATGACTTCCGGCGTGGTGAAGGGTATGAAGCCGAAGGGCAGGCCCATGGCATAGGTGACAAGGCCGGTGAAGGCAGGGAAGCTCTCGAGCCCTTTCAAGGAGCCGCATATGCGGGGCAGGTATCGCCTCATCATGAAATCCGACGGATCTGCGAGAAAATGGTCGTATTCTTCCGCCGCCATATACTCGCCCTCAACGAACTGGTACGTCACGTCCGGTGGCAGGCCACGGCCCGGCCATTTAAGCTGCCTGAAATCAAGAACGTCGAGCAGGGGACCCAGAAACCTCAGGGCATAAGGGTTCTGCTCCATGTCCTGGTTGAATTCGAGGGTGATCTTCCACTGGGACTCCCACATCTTCTCCGGGTCGTACATGGCCTCTTCAATCGTCATGCCGCAATGGAGGGCAGGGAAAAATCCGAAGGAGACCATGATAGGAACCTTCTCCGGCTTCCGAAGGGCCACCACGTCTTCAAAGAGTTTTTCCCGTTTCCGGTATAGCTCGGCTCTATCTTCCGCCACTTCAACCTCCCGTCATTATCCTAAATGCCTCTGGTTTTGGATATACCTTCGCGGGCCGGGATTCCCGGCCCGCAGTGTAAACTATTTTCCTTTCGTGAGGAGCTTCTTCAGTTCGGGGCCTGTCTGGGGGTTTTTCTGGAGCACATCCTTCCAGCCCTCCTCGTAGGCCACCCTCAGAAACTTCTCTTTTTCCGCGGCAGGCAGATCGATTACCTGGATGCCTTCCTTTATGAGGAGCGGTCTCTCCTTTTTCGCCAGGTCCTCGAAATAGGCGACCACGGTCTTCTCCGCCTCGATTGCCGCTTCGTTCAGGAGGTCCTGGAACTTCCTGGGCAGTTTATTCCACGTGGCGAGATTAAAGAGTATGGGGTTGGGGCCGCGGTAGAAGCCCGGCTCCACGATATACTTCGTCACCCTCTGCCAACCCCAGTCGCGGATGCCCACCGAGACCCAGCAATAGCCGTCGACCACGTTTCTCTCCAGGGCAGCGTATACCTCCGTGGGAGGTATAACCACCGGGTTTCCGCCGAGACCTTTGATTACCTGAAGGTACATGGGCGAGACGCGGATATTGAGGCCCCTTAAATCAGCTGCTTTGATGGGCTTATTCAGGTAAAGGTAAAACTTCATATCATGGCCCAGGCGGCCGAGATAATGGATCTTCAGCTTCTTTTCGTGGAGGTCGTTCCAGAACGCCCAGGCGCCTTTCGCCCTCTCTTCCGCCGGAGCGAATTCGGAGAGCTTCATGGCGTCAACCTCAGGCAGGACCGAGACATAGTAGGCGTTCGTGGTATAGCAGATATCTACCATACCCCGCTGCAGGGCCTGGACCTGGTCCTGGGTCTTTACCGCTTCAGGACCACCCACGTAATTGATCTTCAGTTCGCCCGGATATTTCTTCGCCACGAGCCGCTCCACCGTCTCCGAAAAGATCTGAAACGGCTTATTATCGGGTGCGGTTTTGGGCCATGCGGTGATCGCCTTTAAGGTAATGGTCTCGGCCCCTCCCGAAGCGGGCAGGGTCAGCATCAGGGCAAGGGCCATAAAAACCCCGCATACAACTAAGGCTTTGATCTTTTTCATCTTTTCAATGCCTCCTTCTCGTTCTCCTCTTTATTTCTGGTGAGCCTTGACATAGTCCTGGCAGAATTTCAGGGCTTCATCCGCGGGCAGGCCCTTTGACTTCATCTCTTTTACGTGCTCTTCGAT harbors:
- a CDS encoding uroporphyrinogen decarboxylase family protein, translated to MAEDRAELYRKREKLFEDVVALRKPEKVPIMVSFGFFPALHCGMTIEEAMYDPEKMWESQWKITLEFNQDMEQNPYALRFLGPLLDVLDFRQLKWPGRGLPPDVTYQFVEGEYMAAEEYDHFLADPSDFMMRRYLPRICGSLKGLESFPAFTGLVTYAMGLPFGFIPFTTPEVIATLEAMVKAGKESLRIASYTRRFSEEARELGIPIQTGAMTQAPFDTLGDYFRGTKGLMLDMYRRPAKVLAACEKLLPIMFDMAVRGSKASGNPRVFIPIHKGLDGFMSIEQFKKFFWPTLKDLMVALIDAGLTPCPFWEGNCTTRLEVIKDIPPGKACYKFEATDMVKAKEILRETVAIRGNLPLSILATGTPEQVRESVKRLIDTAGKDGGFIMDASTGLDDAHYDNIKAMFEATREYGIY
- the dctP gene encoding TRAP transporter substrate-binding protein DctP; amino-acid sequence: MKKIKALVVCGVFMALALMLTLPASGGAETITLKAITAWPKTAPDNKPFQIFSETVERLVAKKYPGELKINYVGGPEAVKTQDQVQALQRGMVDICYTTNAYYVSVLPEVDAMKLSEFAPAEERAKGAWAFWNDLHEKKLKIHYLGRLGHDMKFYLYLNKPIKAADLRGLNIRVSPMYLQVIKGLGGNPVVIPPTEVYAALERNVVDGYCWVSVGIRDWGWQRVTKYIVEPGFYRGPNPILFNLATWNKLPRKFQDLLNEAAIEAEKTVVAYFEDLAKKERPLLIKEGIQVIDLPAAEKEKFLRVAYEEGWKDVLQKNPQTGPELKKLLTKGK